Proteins from one Microbacterium hatanonis genomic window:
- a CDS encoding ABC transporter substrate-binding protein, whose amino-acid sequence MNQSRGQEAALTQLAEQYTQETGVTVSIDSPGHADYLPKLQARAQSNSMPDVYSSFAATDMAPFYRAGWAMDLTSELDGGWSDNFSPTILELSKFEDGNNLDVPAGTYTVHWETQTYGLLVNPALTDINLDDSPATAEDFIEALSAADAKFSVAASLSPQLIWGLASNWLSDDEIEATFKGESSWESEGWRNAFQVLVDMKDAGVIANDSLPGGQDDNPNVESAFFTQATGAIFDASPGVSVGLRTNPEFEDYFSIGIPVVDGAPLDPRSPGVPGKGAVINPKGDHPEEALAFVKWLTEPEQQSVFAEVGRILPSNPELLASGTVPTQLAGFADGVETMQTMSTTFTTDVKTAIVAEAQRLVLGEADIDEVLANIQAAQDRSA is encoded by the coding sequence ACCCAGGAGACGGGGGTCACGGTCTCCATCGATTCCCCTGGCCACGCTGACTACCTGCCCAAGCTGCAGGCTCGAGCCCAGTCGAACTCGATGCCCGACGTCTACTCGTCCTTCGCCGCCACAGATATGGCGCCCTTCTATCGGGCCGGGTGGGCAATGGACCTCACAAGTGAACTCGACGGCGGCTGGAGCGACAACTTCAGCCCGACAATCCTCGAGCTGTCCAAATTCGAGGACGGCAACAACCTCGATGTGCCAGCTGGCACCTATACGGTGCACTGGGAAACCCAGACCTACGGTCTCCTCGTGAACCCGGCACTGACGGACATCAATCTCGACGACAGCCCCGCGACGGCCGAAGACTTCATCGAGGCACTCTCCGCAGCGGACGCGAAGTTCTCGGTCGCAGCATCGCTCTCGCCTCAGCTCATCTGGGGCCTCGCGTCCAACTGGCTCAGCGACGATGAGATCGAAGCGACCTTCAAGGGGGAGTCGAGCTGGGAGTCCGAAGGCTGGCGCAACGCCTTCCAGGTTCTGGTCGACATGAAAGATGCAGGGGTCATCGCGAATGACTCGCTGCCGGGCGGCCAAGACGACAACCCGAACGTCGAGTCGGCATTCTTCACGCAGGCCACCGGAGCGATCTTTGACGCCTCGCCGGGCGTCTCGGTAGGCCTCCGCACGAATCCCGAGTTCGAGGACTACTTCTCTATCGGTATCCCCGTCGTCGACGGTGCGCCCCTCGATCCGCGCTCTCCCGGCGTCCCCGGAAAGGGCGCCGTCATCAACCCGAAGGGTGACCACCCGGAGGAAGCGCTCGCGTTCGTGAAGTGGCTGACCGAGCCCGAGCAGCAGTCGGTCTTCGCTGAGGTCGGTCGCATCCTGCCCTCCAACCCTGAGCTACTCGCCAGCGGCACCGTGCCCACCCAGCTCGCAGGATTCGCCGACGGTGTGGAGACGATGCAGACCATGTCCACGACCTTCACGACCGACGTGAAGACAGCGATTGTGGCTGAGGCGCAGCGCCTCGTCTTGGGTGAGGCGGACATCGACGAGGTCCTGGCCAACATCCAGGCCGCTCAGGATCGGTCGGCATGA